GAAAATTTGCTAGATTATTTTAAAAATAGCAAGGTACAATTTCTTCCAAACTCCGCAGGTTGCACAAAAGCAGAAGAAGCAATCACACTTTTTCGCCTAACTAGAGAAGCTACCGGGATTAACTTCATCAAGCTAGAAATCATTGGCGATACTCAAAAAACACTTTATCCTGATGTGATTGAAACACTAAAAGCTTGTGAAGTGCTAGCAAAAGATGGCTTTTGCGTGCTTGCATATACTAGCGATGATCCTATTGTTGCAAAAGCACTTGAAAATGCAGGGGCTAGCGCAGTAATGCCTCTTGCAGCTCCCATAGGTAGCGGACTTGGAATCCAAAACCGCTACAATATCGCCTTTATTAAAGATGCTATAAAAGTGCCTGTGATTGTAGATGCTGGCGTAGGTTGTGCTTCTGACGCGGCTATTGCAATGGAATTAGGGGCTGATGCAGTGCTAACAAACACCGCCATAGCACAGGCTAAAGACCCTATTTTAATGGCACAAGCAATGCGCGATGCAGTAAGAGCTGGCAGAGCAAGCTATCTTGCAGGCAGAATCCCTAAAAAGCCCTATGCCACAGCAAGCTCTCCTACAATTGGAATGGTGGAGTTTTAAGCCTACTTAATGCAAGGCTATATTTTAAGCACAACGCGTGTGCGCGATGAAGATTTGCTTGTTAAGATTCTAACAAAAGAGCAGATTTACACACTCTATCGCTTCTATGGAGCTAGGCATAGTGTGGTGCATTTAGGGCATAAAATTGATTTTTCAATTGAAAAAGATTTAAGAGAGATTGGAAAACTAAGAGAACCTTTACATTTAGCATTTTCTTGGGAAAAAGAAGTGCAAATTCGCTACTTTTGGCAGCAATATCTACACTTGCTAAATGCTCATTTAAGGGATATTACAACACTTGATAGCTTTTATTTTAGCCATTTAGAAGAAGGCGCAAAACGCTTAAGAATTGAGAATCCAAAACGCTGTATTTTAAACCTTTATGCTAAACTTTTAAACTTTGAAGGGCGCAAAAACACGCTCCAAACTTGCTTAATTTGTGAGCAACCCTTAGGAGATAATATCATTTTAGGGCGTGGATTAGTGTGTGGGCATAAGGGCTGTATGGAAGGCGCATTATTTCCTAGATGGCAAATTTTAGCGTGGCTAAATTTACAAGGGGAATTTTTAGATTCTAATTGCGTAGATAACCTATGGAATCTCTTAACACAAGGGCTTTAACTTCTATTCTCTTTCTTGCTCATCAAAATCATTCTTGCCCCTAGCGATAAAAATCACGCGTGTGCCACTAAAATCAAAGCGTTCGCGTAAAAAATTTACCAAATACCGCTTATAGCTAAAATGCAAAGAATTAGGACGATTCATAATTAAAGCAATTTGTGGTGGCTTACTTTCAAATTGTGTCGCATAATAAATTTTCACAATCTTTCCATGATCGCTTGGTAAAGGATGGCGCATTGTAGCTTCTTTAATTGTCGCATTAAGTTTTGCAGTTGGAATCCTAAAGCTAAAGTTTGCATACACCCTTAAGATTTCTTCTTCAAGCTTTTGGATATGGCGTCCATTTTTAGCAGAAATTGTCAAAATTGGCGCATATTCTAAAAACTTAAAGCGCAATTTAAAATCTTCCATAATCCCTTTAAAATCCTTATGTGCAATATCCCATTTATTAAAAACCACAATCACACCAAGCTTAAACTCATCAATTAACCCAGCAATCTTTTCATCAAGCTCCACAAAAGGAACAGACGCATCAAGAACCAAAATCGCAATATCTGTGCGTTCCAAAATTGTGCGTGTGCGATTGAGTGCAAATTTCTCTAACCCTTCAATTTTCCCACGCCGTCTAATCCCAGCAGTATCCACAAAATTAACCCTTCTACCATTAATCTCACCGATTTCATCAACAGGATCAATGGTGGTCCCAGCTACATTAGAAACCACAGAACGCTCTTCTTTTAAAAGTGCATTTAACAAAGAGCTTTTCCCTACATTTACACGCCCTATGATTCCTATATTTATCAATTCATTTATTGTTTTTTCTGTTTCATTTTCTAAAAAATCTTCCAAAGATTCATCATTAAATTCTGCTTTTATTAAACTCTCCATCGTCTCATTTTTTAGTGCTTTTACAATGGCTTTTTCTAATTCTAAAATCCCACGATTGTGAGCCACAGAGATGTAAAACACATTTTTTGCCCCAAACTCCATAAATTCCCACGCATTTTGCTTTTCTTTATCATTATCTATTTTGTTAATTACCAAAAAAATATTTGGATTCTTTTTTTCTAAGGAGTAAAAAATCTCTTTATCTGCTTGCTCTGGGGGAGTCTTACCATCTACAAGATACAAAATTAAATCCGCACTCTCCCCTGTCCTTTGAGAATGCTTTGAAACACTCTGAAACAATGCGTCCTTATCATCTAAACCGCCTGTATCAAAAAGCAAAAAAGGCAAATCTTGCAATAAAATTCTAGCCTTTTTAACATCACGCGTCGTGCCTGCAATTTCTGAAGTAATTGCAATGCGTTGCTTGCAAAATCGGTTAAACAAGGAGCTTTTCCCAGCATTTGGACGACCTACAATTGCAATACTTCCATACACTTTATCCATTATTCTTTACCTTTTATTGTAATGCTCGCATTTTACTTTATTCTTTGTCAATTCCCTATAAAATTAACCACACTTTTAAACATAAAGTTCTAAGATTTCAAAAATATTTTAAGGCTAAAAATGGATTCCAACAAACAAGCAATCCTTGCAATTCTCTTTGCTGCTGTGTTATTTACTGCTATGGGAATGTTTGTAAAAATCTTAACACCAAATTTGCCGGCTATGGAAGTTGTGTTTGCTAGAAATCTTTTTGGGCTTGTGTGGATTTTAGGCGCACTACTTCTAAAGCCCCCCAAGCAAATAGGCGGCAAGCCCTTTGTGTTAGCGCTACGCGGATTTGCTGGAGGCAGTGCAATGCTTGCAAATTTTTATAATATGTCTGTTATGCCACTTGGAACCGCCTATGCTTTTTCCTACACTTCGCCAATTTTTTTAGCACTCTTTAGTGTGCTTTTTATTCACGATAAAGTTTCTTTAAAAACTTGGATTGCAATTTTACTTGGTTTTAGTGGAATCTTGCTAATTTCCAATCCTAAAGGCACAGATTTAACTTTTTTTGGTATTTGTATTGGACTATATAGTGGAATTGGAGCAGCACTTGCTTATCTTTCTATTACAAAACTTGCAAAGCTTTATGATACGCGCATAATTATTCTCTCTTTAATGCTTGCTGGCTCATTTTTGCCACTTTTAACACAAATCACACCCAACACAAACAATTCCATTGCGATTTTTGAACCCTTTGTAATGCCAAATTTTAAAGAGTTTTTACTGATTTTAGCATTAGGATTTGTTTCTACATATGCGCAAGTCTATCTCACAAAAGCTTACACAATAGGGAATCCACCAGTGATTGGGGCGATTTCTTATAGCACCATTCTTTTTGCAACCCTTGCTGGAATTATTTTGGGCGATAAAATCCCAAATACGCTCGTAATCTTAGGAATGCTTTTAATCATCTGTGGTGGAATCTTAGCAGTGCTTCACAAACGCGCTTAATTCTCTAATTTCACAAAATCAAGCTCAAGTGCTGGTATGTTTGAAATCGCATTCCCTGCAATCCCTTTAAGCGCGCCATACATACTAATTGAGCCTTCTAGCACCTTTTGAATCTGTTTCTCGCGCTGTTTCCATAGTTTTTGCATAGCATTTTTTTCCTTATCCAAATCGTTTTGCATTTGCATAAAGCCATCCACAATGGCTTCAATTTGCATTTTAAATTCTGAGCTTGTAAGATAACTATAAAGCATTTGCATTTTATCTTGCCTATTTTCTGTTGTTTTCTTTGCCCAAGCAATCTTAATTAAACTATCCCTTAACACTAAAACCAAAGCCTTAAACTCATAAAAAGTGCAAACCCAAATCCCATCAAGCATACCCATTCTTTCAAATTCTTTTGGCAAGGCTTCAGTTACCAACACTCCAATATCTGCGCCATTTGCACGCATATCGTTTTTTAATTTTTCAATCCATTCTTTTTGAAAATGCTTTGTGCGCTTACTCTCATAATAAATCTTTCCGCAATTTTGACTCCCTTCTGTATGCACAATTTGCACGCAATCACCACCATTTTGCCCTTTTTTAATCTCTGTAATACTATCAAGCGGAAATTGCGCTTGCAAATACTCTTCAATAGCAAGCTCTTGAACTTCACCTTGAAGTTGCTGTGAGCCTATTGCAGCTTTGCGCTGGGCTTCTTGAAGTTGCTTTTGCAAATCTTCAAGTTGCTTTTCTTTTTCTTTCAGCTTTAAAAGATGTTGCGATTCTATTTCTTGTTGTGTTTTTTCTTTAAAGGCTTGCATTTGTAAAGTCAATTGCTCTTGAGCTTGCGCGTTGATTTTAGATTCTATCTCACTATTTTCACGCTTCAAACGCTCAATTTCAATTTTAGCTATATTTAATTCTTTAACTTTATTTGATTTTTCTTGTAATTCATTTTGCATTGCTTCTAATGCGCTTTTGTGTTCTTCTAAAACTTCTTTTCTTAAAATTTCTTGCATTTTAGTGCGCTCTTGCTGTAAGCCCTTTTGGATTCCATTGTCAATAGTCACTTGCAAAGATTGCTGTTGCTCCTTTAAATCGTTAAAAGCGTTTTGATACTCTTTTCTTTTTTCTTGCACTTCTTTATCAAATTTTTCTTTTTCTTTTTGTTGCTCTTGCTGAAGCTGCGCATAAATTTGCTGATACACCACGGATTGCACATTGATTTCTGTCTTACAATTTGGACATTGAATTGCTTTTTCTTGCATTTTTCCCTCCTTAACTTAACGCGAAAATTTTAGCTATAATTCTTTAAATTTAACCAAAAGGATCATAATGCAAAACTTATTTAAAATCCAGCCTTATTGCTTTGTTTTATACCTCTTATTAATTGGCATTTCTCTTGGTGCTGTGCTTGCTAGCGGAGCATTTAGCGCACCTACAATATTTCGTGCCGCAAGCCTTGTGCCAAATCTCAATATTAGTCTATTCCAATCTGGAATCTTGATGACAAGTATTTTTGTAAAACTCAATCTTTTACTTAATTTCTTAGCCTTTTTTATCCTTATTTATGAGATTTTAGCCTTGCGCGTAAGTGGGGCAAAGGTTGCTCCAACACTAGGTTTTATTAGTGTAATTTTGATTTTTCTTTTTACAATGTATTACACACCTTACATTCTAGAAGCGCAGAAGCTAGGTGAAGATGGAATCGCAAATGCGACTTTTGATGCGATGCATACGCAATCAGTGCTTGTTTTCAAAGCTTTAATGATAAGTCTTTGTTTGCTCTTTATTGTGCGACTTTTAAAGGTTAGTAGCGGTTGCAAAGGTAGATAAAATCGCAATATTGGCACATATAGCGTTTTTGAGTTAGGGAAAAATCCACTTCCCTAACCTCTTTTTTTATCTCTTGAAGCTTACTTTTTAGAGCATTTGCCTTTGCTTCTAAATCTACTTCTTGGATAATATCTGCTTCATATAAATCATAAAATCTAGCATCTACATTGCATTTTGGATTCTGCATTTTCACTGCTAGATAATACATAGGAAGCTGAAAATCACTAGATTTATCATAGCTTTTTACAGAATCTCTTTTTAAAGAACGCTTATATTTATAATCCAACACAAGAAGTTCATTCCCCTTTTTATCAATCCTATCAATACGCCCTTTTAACTCAAAACCTTCAAGCATAAAGCTAAAATCACTCTCAAATAAAACAGGATTCCAACCTTCTTTTAATCTCTCTTTCTCTAAATCAAATACGCGTTTAAAATATTTCTTAGCCAACTCACTCTCAAACCGCTCTCTAGCACTAACGCTTACATTTAAACGCCGACAAAATTCCTTATACAAAATCTCTGCATCAAACTCTTGCGCTTGTGCATACACTTCTCTTAAGGCTTCGTGAATCTTACTTCCAATATTAACACGCTCTTGTTCTTGTGCTTTTAGCCCCAAAACATAACGATAATAAAATTTGCGCTTGCAAGTCAAAAAACATTCCAAACTTGTCGCGCTAAAAGAATCTTTATTTAAAGGCGCAATAATTTGCTGTTCTTTATAGTTTAAAGCCTTGCCACTTAAAAAATACTCACTATAAGCTGGGCTTGTTTTCTGTGGCGTTTGTGTCCCAAATATAGAATCCTCCAACAAAAAACGCGATGGCTTATCCACCACATTATTTAAACATAAAATTCTAGCTTCTTTTGC
The Helicobacter winghamensis ATCC BAA-430 DNA segment above includes these coding regions:
- a CDS encoding thiazole synthase, with translation MQTLNNPLKIGDKTFQSRLIVGSGKYKDFQTTYNATIASEAEMITVAVRRVNITNPNEENLLDYFKNSKVQFLPNSAGCTKAEEAITLFRLTREATGINFIKLEIIGDTQKTLYPDVIETLKACEVLAKDGFCVLAYTSDDPIVAKALENAGASAVMPLAAPIGSGLGIQNRYNIAFIKDAIKVPVIVDAGVGCASDAAIAMELGADAVLTNTAIAQAKDPILMAQAMRDAVRAGRASYLAGRIPKKPYATASSPTIGMVEF
- the recO gene encoding recombination protein RecO gives rise to the protein MQGYILSTTRVRDEDLLVKILTKEQIYTLYRFYGARHSVVHLGHKIDFSIEKDLREIGKLREPLHLAFSWEKEVQIRYFWQQYLHLLNAHLRDITTLDSFYFSHLEEGAKRLRIENPKRCILNLYAKLLNFEGRKNTLQTCLICEQPLGDNIILGRGLVCGHKGCMEGALFPRWQILAWLNLQGEFLDSNCVDNLWNLLTQGL
- the der gene encoding ribosome biogenesis GTPase Der, coding for MDKVYGSIAIVGRPNAGKSSLFNRFCKQRIAITSEIAGTTRDVKKARILLQDLPFLLFDTGGLDDKDALFQSVSKHSQRTGESADLILYLVDGKTPPEQADKEIFYSLEKKNPNIFLVINKIDNDKEKQNAWEFMEFGAKNVFYISVAHNRGILELEKAIVKALKNETMESLIKAEFNDESLEDFLENETEKTINELINIGIIGRVNVGKSSLLNALLKEERSVVSNVAGTTIDPVDEIGEINGRRVNFVDTAGIRRRGKIEGLEKFALNRTRTILERTDIAILVLDASVPFVELDEKIAGLIDEFKLGVIVVFNKWDIAHKDFKGIMEDFKLRFKFLEYAPILTISAKNGRHIQKLEEEILRVYANFSFRIPTAKLNATIKEATMRHPLPSDHGKIVKIYYATQFESKPPQIALIMNRPNSLHFSYKRYLVNFLRERFDFSGTRVIFIARGKNDFDEQERE
- a CDS encoding DMT family transporter, whose product is MDSNKQAILAILFAAVLFTAMGMFVKILTPNLPAMEVVFARNLFGLVWILGALLLKPPKQIGGKPFVLALRGFAGGSAMLANFYNMSVMPLGTAYAFSYTSPIFLALFSVLFIHDKVSLKTWIAILLGFSGILLISNPKGTDLTFFGICIGLYSGIGAALAYLSITKLAKLYDTRIIILSLMLAGSFLPLLTQITPNTNNSIAIFEPFVMPNFKEFLLILALGFVSTYAQVYLTKAYTIGNPPVIGAISYSTILFATLAGIILGDKIPNTLVILGMLLIICGGILAVLHKRA
- a CDS encoding DUF2130 domain-containing protein encodes the protein MQEKAIQCPNCKTEINVQSVVYQQIYAQLQQEQQKEKEKFDKEVQEKRKEYQNAFNDLKEQQQSLQVTIDNGIQKGLQQERTKMQEILRKEVLEEHKSALEAMQNELQEKSNKVKELNIAKIEIERLKRENSEIESKINAQAQEQLTLQMQAFKEKTQQEIESQHLLKLKEKEKQLEDLQKQLQEAQRKAAIGSQQLQGEVQELAIEEYLQAQFPLDSITEIKKGQNGGDCVQIVHTEGSQNCGKIYYESKRTKHFQKEWIEKLKNDMRANGADIGVLVTEALPKEFERMGMLDGIWVCTFYEFKALVLVLRDSLIKIAWAKKTTENRQDKMQMLYSYLTSSEFKMQIEAIVDGFMQMQNDLDKEKNAMQKLWKQREKQIQKVLEGSISMYGALKGIAGNAISNIPALELDFVKLEN
- a CDS encoding DUF4149 domain-containing protein, encoding MQNLFKIQPYCFVLYLLLIGISLGAVLASGAFSAPTIFRAASLVPNLNISLFQSGILMTSIFVKLNLLLNFLAFFILIYEILALRVSGAKVAPTLGFISVILIFLFTMYYTPYILEAQKLGEDGIANATFDAMHTQSVLVFKALMISLCLLFIVRLLKVSSGCKGR